One genomic segment of Catalinimonas alkaloidigena includes these proteins:
- a CDS encoding aldo/keto reductase has protein sequence MATETIQRPKYQTDINFRNPLFDKGSRLVYGTSGLGGVWGKVDEEESIACLHYAFEHGISALDTSPSYNKSEEFVGKALSRWQGEHPFVSTKVGRLPAEKADECYVDYSAESMKNSLMRSLDRLGVGQLDLLFLHEPHLVPLEKIDEILDTLKAFQAEGYTKLLGVGGNPTDAFRPYITKDNFQVVSGFLKMDACNLSAFAKDIAHFRKEGVAYYAASALHMALLGTRFETYKADPPNNEWITNLDIETAKAVHKIAEQHHMPLASLAQRYLFSINEADRIVMGARKISQIQSTVEDWEQGLLSQELFEEITKTILHTRKEVAEV, from the coding sequence ATGGCTACAGAAACAATACAAAGACCGAAATACCAGACAGACATCAACTTTAGAAATCCTTTGTTTGACAAAGGTAGCCGGTTGGTATATGGTACTTCCGGCCTGGGTGGTGTTTGGGGGAAAGTAGATGAAGAAGAAAGTATAGCCTGTTTGCACTATGCCTTTGAACACGGCATCAGTGCATTGGACACTTCCCCTTCTTACAATAAAAGTGAAGAGTTTGTGGGTAAAGCGCTCAGCAGATGGCAGGGCGAGCACCCCTTCGTCAGTACCAAAGTAGGACGGCTACCGGCAGAAAAAGCGGATGAATGCTATGTAGACTACTCCGCGGAAAGTATGAAGAACAGCCTGATGCGTAGCCTGGACCGATTAGGTGTAGGGCAGCTTGACCTGCTTTTTCTTCATGAGCCGCATCTGGTGCCGCTGGAAAAAATAGACGAGATTTTAGATACACTCAAAGCTTTCCAGGCTGAGGGCTATACCAAACTTCTGGGTGTGGGCGGCAATCCTACCGATGCTTTTCGTCCCTATATCACCAAAGATAATTTCCAGGTAGTTTCCGGTTTTTTGAAGATGGACGCCTGTAATCTATCAGCATTTGCTAAAGACATAGCCCACTTCCGGAAGGAAGGTGTAGCCTACTATGCAGCTTCAGCCCTGCACATGGCACTGCTGGGTACCCGTTTTGAAACTTACAAAGCAGACCCTCCTAACAATGAGTGGATCACTAATCTGGATATTGAAACAGCGAAGGCAGTACATAAAATTGCTGAGCAGCATCATATGCCCTTGGCAAGTTTAGCGCAACGCTATCTCTTTTCAATTAACGAAGCCGACAGAATAGTAATGGGAGCAAGAAAGATTAGTCAGATACAGTCTACCGTAGAAGATTGGGAGCAGGGACTTTTATCTCAGGAACTTTTTGAAGAGATTACCAAAACCATTTTACACACTAGAAAAGAAGTAGCAGAAGTATGA
- a CDS encoding zinc-binding alcohol dehydrogenase family protein produces MKTLVLEEPGHFKYTETSLEESLKPDEALVKVHRIGVCGTDFHAYGGNQPFFSYPRILGHELGVEVLKVGEDVKHVSTGDKCSVEPYMNKTQDQAVRRGFTNCGENISVLGVHQDGGMREQFVLPARYLHSSKQLSYEQLAVIEPLGIGCHAVNRAQVQPEDLVLVVGSGPIGLATTIFATAAGAKTVVMDLNESRLKFAAETTDIHGTVVAGREDTLDKLREQFDGDLPTVVLDATGNKHSMAKALEYAAPAGKIVFIGLFQGDFSFHDPYFHKKELTLMASRNALASDFKQIISMMEEGKINIDRWITHRSSFEEMVDQFETWLKPESQVIKAVVSL; encoded by the coding sequence ATGAAAACCCTGGTATTAGAAGAACCCGGACATTTTAAATATACAGAAACCTCTTTAGAAGAAAGCCTGAAGCCTGATGAAGCCCTGGTAAAAGTACACCGAATAGGCGTATGCGGAACAGATTTTCATGCCTACGGAGGCAATCAGCCTTTTTTCAGCTATCCCAGAATATTAGGTCACGAGCTGGGGGTAGAAGTGCTCAAGGTAGGTGAAGATGTAAAACATGTATCAACCGGAGATAAGTGTTCAGTAGAACCTTATATGAACAAAACACAGGATCAGGCGGTACGACGAGGGTTCACCAATTGTGGCGAAAATATTTCTGTTTTGGGCGTGCATCAGGATGGAGGCATGCGAGAGCAGTTTGTATTACCTGCCAGGTACCTACATAGTTCAAAACAGCTTTCCTACGAACAGCTAGCTGTCATTGAGCCCCTGGGTATCGGCTGCCATGCCGTCAATCGTGCTCAGGTACAACCCGAAGATTTAGTGTTGGTGGTTGGTTCAGGGCCTATTGGGCTGGCTACCACTATTTTTGCCACGGCTGCCGGAGCGAAAACGGTAGTGATGGACCTCAACGAAAGCCGGCTTAAGTTTGCTGCTGAAACAACAGATATTCACGGAACGGTAGTGGCAGGCAGAGAAGATACGCTGGATAAGCTGAGAGAACAGTTTGATGGTGATTTGCCTACCGTGGTGCTGGACGCTACCGGAAACAAGCATTCTATGGCCAAAGCCCTGGAATATGCAGCCCCTGCCGGCAAAATAGTGTTTATCGGCCTTTTTCAGGGAGATTTTTCTTTTCACGATCCTTACTTCCATAAGAAAGAACTCACGCTAATGGCAAGCCGAAATGCTTTGGCTTCTGACTTCAAACAGATTATCAGCATGATGGAAGAAGGAAAGATTAATATAGACCGCTGGATAACACACCGCAGCTCGTTTGAAGAGATGGTGGATCAGTTTGAAACCTGGCTGAAGCCCGAATCTCAGGTCATCAAAGCAGTAGTATCATTATAA